The following coding sequences lie in one Paenibacillus durus ATCC 35681 genomic window:
- a CDS encoding Maf family protein: protein MNDNSITPIILASGSPRRRELLSLLGLPFDVIPREADESFPAEWEPEQIVSALALRKAEAVLPLAGERSGVILGSDTIVVLEGRILGKPADEEESREMLTALQGRSHKVYTGVACIKLGDGVNGGMLREGISAEAALVKMAAPAFSSPGKPGSNENTGSDSVWLGGIGRYRVLSQSPNGEPAAIAGYTESRVTFRPMSAQEIDGYIKTGEPMDKAGSYGVQGIGSLFIEKIEGDFYSIMGLPLNLLYRMLLEFGINPLKA, encoded by the coding sequence ATGAACGATAACAGCATAACTCCGATTATTCTTGCTTCCGGTTCGCCTCGCCGCCGGGAGCTTTTATCTTTACTGGGACTGCCCTTTGACGTTATCCCGCGCGAGGCCGATGAGAGCTTTCCGGCAGAGTGGGAACCTGAACAAATTGTAAGCGCGCTTGCCCTGCGCAAAGCGGAAGCTGTTCTTCCGCTTGCAGGAGAACGGAGCGGAGTCATCCTCGGAAGCGATACGATTGTTGTTCTAGAGGGGCGTATTCTCGGCAAACCGGCAGATGAGGAAGAGAGCAGGGAGATGCTAACCGCCCTTCAGGGGCGAAGCCATAAAGTGTATACGGGTGTGGCCTGCATTAAGCTCGGGGATGGGGTGAACGGCGGCATGCTCCGGGAGGGGATATCAGCAGAAGCGGCTTTGGTGAAAATGGCAGCCCCTGCCTTTAGCAGCCCGGGCAAGCCGGGAAGCAATGAAAATACCGGCAGCGATTCGGTGTGGCTCGGCGGCATTGGACGGTACCGCGTGCTGTCGCAATCGCCCAACGGAGAGCCTGCGGCTATTGCCGGCTATACGGAGAGCCGTGTGACTTTCCGGCCGATGTCGGCCCAAGAAATCGACGGCTATATCAAGACGGGCGAGCCGATGGATAAAGCCGGAAGCTACGGGGTTCAGGGAATAGGCTCGCTTTTTATTGAAAAGATTGAGGGTGACTTTTACAGTATAATGGGACTTCCATTGAATCTTCTTTACCGGATGCTGTTGGAATTTGGCATCAATCCGTTAAAGGCATAA
- the mreC gene encoding rod shape-determining protein MreC: protein MLKLFKLFSNKRLFILLITLVLFIVVMGFSLGTRKSLSWPENFVRDTTGFVQNVFYKPAGYIAGFFEDIANLKGLAEENERLKITVAQYTREKAEYNLIAAETEKYKRLWKLTQAQRNKYNYGYHYAQVVSLTTEPSNNSLVIDLGARDGVKPNMSVISEKGMVGIISQVSKFTSTVKLLTMMDSSDPNSQPPIAATAIGKVDQTFGMVERYDQQTGRLIMTRIDEKDPIARGDTIISSGLGGLYPRGLTIGTVESVEDGEFGLTKTAIIKPAAEYEDWKNLLVVFTPQEEQ, encoded by the coding sequence GTGTTGAAACTGTTTAAGCTGTTCAGCAATAAGCGGCTGTTCATACTGTTGATTACGCTGGTGCTTTTTATTGTGGTCATGGGCTTCTCTCTCGGAACAAGAAAGTCGTTGTCGTGGCCCGAAAATTTCGTCAGAGATACGACCGGTTTTGTGCAGAATGTGTTCTACAAGCCCGCTGGATACATAGCGGGCTTCTTTGAAGATATCGCCAACCTGAAGGGTCTCGCCGAGGAGAACGAACGACTGAAGATCACTGTTGCCCAGTATACCCGGGAGAAAGCGGAGTATAACCTAATCGCAGCCGAGACCGAGAAGTATAAGAGGTTGTGGAAATTAACGCAGGCGCAGAGAAATAAATACAATTACGGGTACCACTACGCGCAGGTTGTCAGCCTGACGACGGAACCGAGCAACAATTCGCTCGTTATTGATTTGGGGGCGCGGGACGGCGTCAAGCCGAATATGTCCGTTATTTCCGAGAAAGGCATGGTCGGTATCATCAGTCAAGTGAGTAAATTTACGTCCACTGTGAAGCTGCTGACCATGATGGACAGCAGCGATCCGAACTCACAGCCGCCAATCGCCGCCACGGCCATCGGCAAAGTCGACCAGACGTTCGGCATGGTTGAACGTTATGACCAGCAGACCGGTCGGCTCATTATGACCCGGATTGACGAGAAAGACCCGATCGCCAGGGGTGACACCATTATATCGTCCGGACTCGGCGGTCTCTACCCGCGGGGGCTTACAATCGGCACCGTCGAGAGCGTCGAGGACGGGGAATTCGGGCTGACCAAGACTGCGATCATCAAGCCAGCGGCCGAATATGAGGACTGGAAGAACCTGTTGGTCGTCTTCACTCCGCAGGAGGAGCAGTAG
- the mreD gene encoding rod shape-determining protein MreD: MNARKSTLILLLFLLFILQGTVLPWIIPDSWEMRIVPNLVFIVILFVTVYRHRHTALVLGLSFGMLQDIVFYGRIIGAHSFAMGVSAYLIGLIFQTPRAPLPLMMTIVLLGSLLEDSILFGIYSIFKLNSDPYNWALLNYMLPTMLIHFVLGLLLYIPVRRQLEKLENGTRKEEKE, translated from the coding sequence GTGAACGCGCGCAAGTCGACTCTTATTCTGCTGCTGTTTCTGCTGTTTATTCTTCAGGGCACCGTATTGCCCTGGATCATACCGGATTCGTGGGAAATGCGGATTGTCCCGAACCTCGTCTTTATTGTTATTTTATTTGTGACCGTATATCGTCACCGGCATACGGCGCTCGTACTGGGGCTAAGCTTCGGTATGCTGCAAGATATCGTATTTTACGGAAGAATCATCGGAGCTCATTCCTTTGCTATGGGTGTATCAGCTTATTTAATCGGTTTGATATTCCAGACACCGCGGGCTCCGCTGCCGCTTATGATGACGATTGTGCTTCTGGGAAGCTTGCTCGAAGACAGCATCTTATTCGGCATTTACAGCATATTCAAGCTGAACAGCGATCCATACAATTGGGCGCTGCTAAACTATATGCTGCCCACCATGCTTATTCATTTTGTCCTTGGACTTCTGCTGTACATTCCCGTCCGGCGTCAGCTTGAGAAGCTGGAGAACGGGACGCGCAAGGAAGAGAAGGAGTAG
- the minC gene encoding septum site-determining protein MinC, whose protein sequence is MTVISKHVRIKGIKDGLVFLLDDKCPFEELLDELRYKLEHSHQNILTGPIVHVDVKLGSRSVTEEEKEAVLEILRRPGNLLIRSIEAQNAPKPESGSSMFVMSGILRSGQVLHHKGDLLFLGDVNPGGTITCTGDIFILGALRGMAHAGVEGNEEAIIAASVMAPTQLRIAEIISRPPDEWETRESSMEFAFLAEGAMKIDKIHNIVKLRRDLNVFKGV, encoded by the coding sequence ATGACAGTAATATCCAAGCATGTACGGATAAAAGGCATCAAGGACGGCCTGGTCTTCCTGCTAGATGACAAATGTCCCTTTGAAGAACTGCTGGACGAGCTTCGCTATAAGCTGGAGCACAGCCATCAAAATATTTTGACCGGACCGATCGTGCATGTGGATGTCAAGCTTGGCAGCCGTTCGGTAACAGAGGAAGAAAAGGAAGCGGTGCTGGAGATATTGCGCAGACCGGGCAATCTGCTGATCCGTTCGATCGAGGCCCAGAATGCCCCGAAACCGGAGAGCGGAAGTTCGATGTTCGTGATGAGCGGCATCCTTCGGTCCGGCCAGGTGCTGCATCATAAGGGAGATTTACTCTTTCTTGGAGACGTGAATCCCGGCGGCACAATTACCTGCACCGGAGATATTTTTATTCTCGGGGCGCTGAGAGGTATGGCTCACGCGGGAGTGGAGGGCAATGAAGAAGCGATAATCGCGGCTTCCGTGATGGCTCCGACCCAGCTTCGCATAGCCGAGATCATCAGCCGGCCCCCGGATGAATGGGAAACCCGCGAGAGCAGCATGGAATTCGCATTTTTGGCGGAAGGTGCTATGAAAATCGACAAAATACACAACATCGTCAAGCTGCGTCGGGATTTAAATGTGTTTAAAGGGGTGTAG
- the radC gene encoding RadC family protein: MESSTFMLRDLPHEERPRERMMQNGAESLSQAELLAILLRTGTRQESAIHVAQRILGQVGGLRRLADLSIEEMMDIKGIGPAKAVQLKAGIELGRRMSNSRLGQPVTIRSPHDAADILTEQLRYLQKEHFVCLFLNTKNHVIAQETLSMGSLNASIVHPREVFRAAIKCSSASIICAHNHPSGDPTPSPEDISLTRRLLEAGGIVGIDVLDHLIIGDDGFVSMKEQGLM; the protein is encoded by the coding sequence ATGGAATCGTCAACGTTCATGCTGCGAGACCTTCCCCATGAAGAACGACCGAGAGAGCGCATGATGCAAAATGGGGCGGAATCACTCAGCCAGGCTGAACTGCTGGCTATATTGCTGCGGACGGGAACCCGCCAGGAATCGGCGATTCATGTGGCGCAGCGAATATTGGGACAGGTTGGCGGTCTTCGCCGTCTGGCCGACCTTAGCATTGAAGAAATGATGGATATCAAGGGGATCGGTCCCGCCAAAGCGGTGCAGCTGAAAGCCGGGATTGAGCTGGGACGCCGGATGTCGAACTCGCGGCTGGGCCAGCCGGTTACGATTCGCAGCCCGCATGATGCGGCGGATATTCTGACCGAGCAGCTTCGCTATTTGCAGAAGGAGCATTTTGTCTGTCTCTTTTTGAATACGAAAAATCATGTAATTGCGCAGGAAACGCTTTCGATGGGCAGCCTTAATGCATCCATCGTTCATCCAAGAGAGGTATTTCGGGCGGCCATTAAGTGCAGCAGCGCTTCCATTATATGTGCTCATAACCATCCCAGCGGCGATCCGACACCGAGTCCGGAGGATATTTCCCTGACCCGAAGACTGCTTGAGGCAGGCGGAATTGTTGGAATTGACGTGCTGGACCATTTGATTATCGGCGATGACGGATTTGTCAGCATGAAGGAACAAGGACTTATGTAA
- a CDS encoding SPOR domain-containing protein — translation MSNGRMTFRFDAGKDKPKELQPEPGPGETKQEQCAEIYSLDEARRTAGVGREQGSAAGPIPTQAWSGTQDRKYRLEELEQAYNNQKKISGSGANPDRRIDEVNRDEQGSSGPGDRWNITAIRDREDIAGDAYGPYADPLPEWTPGLLTGKERETDTELLRDAFLRSRPSEDLRAEQTEAEESYAGFDYGSPAYTTGGGPASGGPRREWLEEPEDAGGGYYTTRRTSSWWKFPASVAGAIGIGLLLGYAALTFFGGVNDGSSTGTATPGTASQQNAAGNSVSAPAVPVQVAPQSYYLLQYGVFSTPEGAAQAQQELESAGLAAGLDPGDGNRVYAGLSSDREQAKLLGSRLKAQGIDLYVKEVSLPSESQLVFGGNGETVTRYFNTSGELLSELSSLSASLLGGDAAADTAKVSDLHLQWTEAVKALEAGLPSGPLATAKELEKSVSRGVSAMNEYSKSKADGLLWEVQAAMLDMFSGQKRLLASMEQG, via the coding sequence TTGAGTAACGGAAGAATGACGTTCCGGTTCGATGCCGGAAAGGACAAGCCGAAGGAGCTTCAGCCGGAACCCGGACCCGGAGAGACGAAGCAGGAGCAGTGCGCGGAAATATACAGCCTGGACGAGGCTCGGCGAACGGCAGGTGTAGGCCGGGAGCAGGGCAGCGCCGCTGGCCCTATTCCCACTCAGGCATGGAGCGGAACGCAGGACCGGAAATATCGGCTGGAGGAGCTGGAACAGGCTTACAATAACCAAAAGAAAATTTCCGGTTCCGGCGCTAATCCGGATCGAAGGATTGACGAAGTCAATCGGGATGAACAGGGAAGCAGCGGTCCTGGCGATCGATGGAACATTACCGCCATCCGGGACAGAGAGGATATCGCGGGCGATGCGTACGGGCCGTATGCCGATCCGCTCCCGGAATGGACACCCGGGCTACTGACCGGGAAAGAACGGGAGACGGACACGGAGCTATTGCGGGATGCGTTTCTCCGTTCCCGGCCAAGCGAAGATTTGCGGGCAGAGCAGACGGAAGCCGAAGAGAGCTATGCCGGCTTCGATTACGGCTCTCCGGCCTATACCACGGGCGGAGGACCGGCTTCCGGCGGCCCCCGCCGGGAATGGCTGGAGGAGCCTGAAGATGCGGGCGGCGGTTACTACACTACACGGCGTACTTCATCCTGGTGGAAATTCCCGGCTTCAGTTGCCGGAGCCATCGGCATCGGTCTGCTGCTGGGCTATGCCGCATTGACTTTTTTCGGCGGAGTTAATGACGGCAGTTCTACAGGTACGGCTACGCCAGGAACTGCCTCGCAGCAGAATGCCGCGGGCAATTCGGTAAGCGCTCCGGCGGTTCCGGTTCAGGTAGCGCCGCAGAGCTATTACCTGCTCCAATACGGGGTGTTCAGCACGCCGGAAGGAGCGGCTCAGGCGCAGCAGGAGCTGGAGAGCGCCGGGCTTGCCGCAGGGCTAGACCCTGGGGATGGGAACCGGGTGTACGCCGGATTGTCATCCGACCGGGAGCAGGCGAAGCTTCTCGGAAGCAGACTGAAGGCGCAGGGCATCGATTTATATGTGAAGGAAGTCTCTCTTCCTTCCGAGAGCCAGCTTGTATTTGGCGGGAATGGCGAGACGGTTACCCGTTATTTTAATACCAGCGGAGAATTGCTGAGCGAGCTCAGCTCCCTCTCCGCCTCGCTGCTCGGCGGTGATGCGGCCGCGGACACCGCGAAGGTAAGCGATCTGCATCTGCAATGGACGGAAGCGGTGAAGGCGCTGGAGGCGGGACTGCCGTCTGGGCCCTTGGCCACCGCCAAGGAACTGGAGAAATCCGTGAGCCGGGGCGTGTCGGCTATGAACGAGTATAGCAAGAGCAAGGCGGACGGCCTGCTGTGGGAAGTACAGGCGGCGATGCTCGACATGTTCAGCGGCCAGAAACGGCTGCTTGCGTCAATGGAACAAGGTTAG
- a CDS encoding (S)-acetoin forming diacetyl reductase: MSRVDGKVALVTGGGQGIGRAIALRLSQDGFAVAVVDLNEDNAKKVAGEIESAGGRSLALKADVSNRDQVFAAVDETAAKLGGFDVIVNNAGIAPVKMLEEVTIEDLDKVFHINVASVIWGIQAATAKLKELGHGGKIVNASSQAGHVGNASLSVYSASKFAVRSLTQTAAQELAKYGITVNAYCPGIVQTPMWGSIDKQITSSKGESEGEATKEFGSKITLGRLSTPEDVAAFVSFLAGPDSDYMTGQSPLIDGGMVFL, translated from the coding sequence ATGAGTAGAGTTGACGGGAAAGTAGCACTGGTGACAGGCGGAGGACAAGGTATCGGCCGCGCTATTGCGCTTCGGCTTAGTCAAGACGGGTTTGCTGTTGCGGTTGTAGATTTGAATGAGGACAACGCGAAGAAAGTTGCAGGGGAAATTGAATCGGCCGGCGGGCGCTCCCTGGCGCTGAAAGCTGATGTTTCGAATCGGGATCAGGTATTCGCCGCAGTCGATGAAACGGCCGCGAAGCTGGGAGGCTTCGACGTTATTGTCAATAATGCAGGTATTGCGCCTGTAAAAATGCTTGAAGAAGTAACGATTGAGGATTTGGACAAAGTATTCCATATCAATGTAGCCAGCGTCATCTGGGGAATCCAGGCTGCGACTGCCAAGCTGAAGGAACTAGGGCACGGCGGTAAAATCGTAAATGCCTCCTCCCAAGCCGGTCATGTCGGCAATGCCAGCCTCAGCGTATACTCCGCTTCGAAATTCGCGGTTCGTTCGCTAACGCAGACCGCCGCTCAGGAACTGGCCAAATACGGTATCACCGTAAACGCTTATTGCCCCGGCATCGTCCAAACTCCGATGTGGGGTTCCATCGATAAACAAATTACAAGCTCCAAGGGTGAATCCGAAGGCGAAGCAACCAAGGAGTTCGGCAGCAAAATCACGCTTGGACGCCTGTCGACTCCGGAAGATGTTGCCGCCTTTGTTTCTTTCTTGGCGGGTCCTGATTCCGACTACATGACCGGTCAATCGCCGCTGATTGACGGCGGAATGGTCTTCCTGTAA
- a CDS encoding DUF4321 domain-containing protein has translation MKKNIGMLLLYLILGWLVGAWAAKLLQPVKALSFLTKSTLIKWSPQADLDILSYDVTIQLKLCILSLIGIIIAVWLYRRK, from the coding sequence ATGAAGAAAAATATAGGTATGCTTTTGCTTTACTTGATTCTGGGCTGGCTGGTCGGCGCCTGGGCAGCGAAGCTTCTGCAGCCGGTTAAAGCACTGTCCTTCCTGACAAAGTCGACGTTGATCAAATGGTCGCCGCAAGCCGATCTGGACATCCTTTCTTATGACGTTACGATTCAACTGAAATTGTGCATACTAAGCCTGATCGGTATTATTATCGCCGTGTGGCTGTACCGCAGGAAGTAA
- a CDS encoding M50 family metallopeptidase, with translation MIKVWGISFFLHPLFVIIMLLSVLTGQFLELLTLFAIVLVHELGHVWAALLAGATVKSVQLLPFGGVAVIEDNGKLTAYREIGIALAGPLQNVLMIVFAAVLKEAGWGGEAYMTYLIQANLIIALFNMLPILPLDGGRIVQAALSLQSPYYSTLLWCGRISIAASALTAVYALLPLVSGGGLRLNLLMIAAFLLYSNITDHRNLPFRFLAFLMNRGAIYEQHMDKGTPALPIVAPLAKPLDDILRLFKRHQYHLIYVLDAEGGVMAVIPEQRLLSSYFGI, from the coding sequence TTGATTAAGGTTTGGGGCATTTCCTTTTTCCTGCATCCGCTGTTTGTCATCATTATGCTGCTTTCCGTGCTTACCGGGCAGTTTCTCGAGCTGCTGACGCTATTTGCCATCGTCCTCGTTCACGAGCTGGGACATGTCTGGGCGGCGCTCCTGGCGGGGGCCACCGTCAAATCGGTACAACTGCTTCCGTTCGGAGGAGTCGCGGTTATTGAGGACAATGGAAAGCTGACCGCATACCGCGAGATCGGAATTGCGCTGGCAGGGCCGCTGCAGAACGTGCTGATGATCGTGTTCGCGGCCGTTTTGAAAGAAGCCGGTTGGGGCGGCGAAGCCTATATGACATATCTCATTCAAGCCAATCTCATTATCGCCTTATTCAATATGCTGCCTATTTTGCCGCTCGATGGAGGGAGAATCGTACAAGCTGCCCTAAGCCTTCAGTCGCCGTATTACTCGACTCTGCTCTGGTGCGGAAGAATCAGCATTGCTGCAAGCGCCTTGACGGCCGTGTATGCCCTGCTGCCGCTGGTAAGCGGCGGCGGACTTCGGCTTAATCTGCTGATGATCGCCGCATTTCTGCTGTATTCCAATATAACGGATCACCGAAATCTTCCTTTCCGGTTCTTGGCTTTTCTCATGAACCGGGGCGCGATATATGAACAACATATGGACAAAGGCACACCTGCACTCCCGATTGTTGCGCCTCTTGCGAAACCTTTGGATGATATCCTGCGTCTATTTAAACGGCACCAGTATCATTTGATCTATGTGCTTGACGCCGAAGGAGGCGTGATGGCGGTCATACCGGAGCAGCGCTTGCTCTCGTCCTATTTTGGGATATGA
- a CDS encoding ABC transporter ATP-binding protein, whose amino-acid sequence MILEERLGGQEILNAGVDGKNGQTSEGAAAVRDASSDTETLTDQGHGIVLEGIGLSYRGGKVLKQALDDINMKLEPGELVVVLGPSGCGKTSLLNIIAGYLRPTRGTITINGQRHTAPDSDVGVVFQQANLFPWLSLARNIEFGLRMKGMPKARRKERVAYFLEMMGLTSSAGLLPHQLSGGMKQRAAIARTLAAEPEIVLLDEPFSALDALTRENMQAHLRQIWSRTGKCMFFITHDVDEALLLASRLVVMHPGPGRIVEDFANPLTTGDTQRSFGEIRASQEYAVLRQFLVSRIGGY is encoded by the coding sequence ATGATCTTGGAGGAGCGGCTTGGCGGCCAGGAGATATTGAACGCTGGAGTTGACGGGAAAAATGGACAAACATCGGAGGGCGCAGCCGCCGTCCGGGATGCATCCTCGGATACAGAGACCTTGACTGACCAGGGGCACGGTATTGTGCTTGAGGGAATCGGGCTGTCCTACCGCGGCGGAAAGGTCCTCAAGCAGGCGCTTGACGACATCAATATGAAGCTTGAACCGGGCGAGCTTGTGGTGGTGCTGGGTCCCTCCGGGTGCGGCAAAACCTCGCTGCTGAACATCATCGCCGGATATCTGCGTCCTACCCGCGGGACGATCACCATCAACGGACAGCGGCACACCGCTCCCGATTCCGATGTGGGCGTCGTCTTTCAGCAGGCGAATCTGTTTCCATGGCTGTCGCTTGCCCGGAATATCGAGTTCGGCCTGAGGATGAAAGGTATGCCCAAGGCCCGGCGTAAGGAACGGGTGGCGTACTTTCTGGAGATGATGGGCCTGACCTCTTCGGCGGGTCTGCTGCCGCATCAATTGTCGGGTGGCATGAAGCAGCGGGCCGCCATTGCCCGCACACTCGCGGCTGAGCCGGAAATCGTCCTGCTGGACGAACCCTTCAGCGCGCTCGACGCCCTTACCCGGGAGAACATGCAGGCGCATTTGCGCCAGATTTGGAGCCGGACGGGAAAATGCATGTTTTTCATTACCCACGATGTGGACGAAGCGCTGCTTCTGGCCAGCCGCCTTGTCGTTATGCATCCGGGACCGGGCCGGATTGTGGAGGATTTCGCCAATCCGCTGACAACCGGAGATACGCAGCGTTCATTCGGCGAGATTCGGGCCAGCCAGGAATATGCCGTATTGCGGCAGTTTTTGGTCTCGCGAATCGGCGGATATTAG
- a CDS encoding rod shape-determining protein, which translates to MLGGFTKDLGIDLGTANTLVYVRGKGIVVREPSVVAIRTDTKTIEAVGESAKKMIGRTPGNIRAIRPMKDGVIADFDTTATMIKYFIRQAQKQRSMFQRHPNVMVCVPSGITAVEQRAVEDATKQAGAREAYIIEEPFAAAIGADLPVWEPTGSMVVDIGGGTTEVAVISLGGIVTSRSVRVAGDEMDESIIQYIKRQYNLMIGERTAEQLKMDIGSALPLEKAETMEIRGRDLVTGLPKTLSITSGEISEALADTVNAITEAVKVTLEKCPPELAADIMDRGIVLTGGGALLRNLDKLLARETGMPVIVAENPLDCVAIGTGKALENIHLFKTRGSASFRSKR; encoded by the coding sequence ATGTTAGGTGGCTTTACAAAAGATTTGGGAATTGACTTGGGAACGGCAAATACACTGGTTTACGTCCGCGGAAAAGGCATTGTGGTAAGAGAGCCTTCCGTTGTCGCGATCCGTACCGATACGAAAACGATTGAAGCTGTAGGCGAATCCGCCAAAAAAATGATCGGCCGCACGCCGGGAAATATCCGGGCTATCCGTCCGATGAAGGATGGGGTTATCGCCGACTTCGATACAACCGCTACCATGATTAAATACTTTATCCGGCAGGCTCAGAAGCAGCGCTCCATGTTCCAGCGCCATCCGAACGTAATGGTATGTGTACCTTCGGGAATTACCGCCGTGGAGCAGCGGGCCGTAGAGGATGCGACGAAGCAAGCCGGAGCCCGCGAGGCATATATTATCGAGGAGCCGTTCGCGGCCGCGATCGGCGCCGACCTGCCGGTATGGGAACCGACGGGCAGCATGGTCGTCGATATTGGCGGTGGCACGACGGAGGTTGCCGTCATTTCTCTTGGTGGTATTGTAACAAGCCGGTCCGTACGTGTGGCCGGAGACGAGATGGACGAGTCAATTATCCAGTACATTAAGCGCCAATACAACCTCATGATTGGGGAACGCACGGCGGAACAATTGAAGATGGATATTGGCTCCGCACTGCCGCTAGAGAAGGCGGAGACGATGGAAATCCGAGGACGGGATCTTGTGACCGGACTTCCAAAGACACTCAGCATCACATCGGGCGAGATTTCCGAGGCGCTGGCCGATACGGTCAATGCGATTACCGAAGCGGTAAAAGTAACGCTGGAGAAATGTCCGCCTGAGCTTGCCGCCGACATTATGGACCGTGGGATTGTTCTGACCGGCGGGGGGGCGCTGCTTCGCAATTTGGATAAGCTGCTGGCACGCGAGACCGGCATGCCTGTTATCGTAGCGGAGAATCCGCTCGACTGCGTGGCGATCGGAACCGGTAAAGCGCTGGAAAATATCCATCTGTTCAAGACCCGAGGCAGCGCATCCTTTCGGTCGAAACGGTAG
- a CDS encoding M23 family metallopeptidase yields MGHKTIAGNHRKQPIRNLLEDNSDFTKPPRFRRPGDGNTEDWHKYLNGNGAEPDPEKLWKERQRNWDGEVERQKPRFLSSFIRRTMISGLLFGVVWGIFTVQQPWAYRAKNFISDSLSKDMDFSAARMWYERYFDGAPAFIPIFGNGEDKARKASALHKLSPPIAGSIVRPFASTIKGVEIKPAADEPGSAVVKSIDMGRVLSVSREADGGIRVTVQHSGGITAEYGHLNGTKLKADDWVKSGDTVGWMEETSASSPKLLYFAVMRNKAYIDPAEEIGFD; encoded by the coding sequence ATGGGTCACAAAACAATCGCAGGGAATCACCGCAAGCAGCCTATCCGCAATCTGCTGGAAGACAACTCGGATTTCACCAAACCGCCGCGATTCAGAAGGCCTGGGGATGGCAATACGGAAGATTGGCATAAATACCTGAATGGGAACGGCGCCGAGCCCGACCCGGAAAAACTATGGAAAGAGCGGCAGCGAAACTGGGACGGGGAAGTGGAACGGCAGAAGCCGCGATTTTTGTCCAGCTTTATTCGGCGCACAATGATTAGCGGGCTCCTGTTCGGAGTGGTATGGGGGATCTTTACGGTGCAGCAGCCATGGGCTTATCGCGCGAAAAATTTCATTTCGGACAGCTTAAGCAAGGATATGGATTTTTCTGCAGCCCGTATGTGGTACGAACGGTATTTTGACGGAGCTCCGGCGTTTATCCCGATTTTCGGGAACGGAGAGGATAAGGCGCGGAAAGCCTCTGCGCTTCATAAGCTGTCTCCTCCTATAGCAGGAAGCATTGTTAGGCCATTTGCCTCTACAATAAAAGGCGTAGAAATCAAGCCTGCGGCCGATGAACCTGGAAGCGCGGTGGTAAAAAGCATAGATATGGGAAGGGTGCTGTCCGTTTCGCGTGAAGCGGATGGAGGCATCCGTGTAACCGTTCAGCATAGCGGAGGAATTACTGCCGAATACGGACATTTAAACGGAACGAAGCTGAAAGCGGATGACTGGGTGAAGAGTGGCGATACCGTCGGATGGATGGAGGAAACGAGCGCATCTTCTCCTAAGCTGCTCTATTTTGCGGTGATGCGGAACAAGGCATATATCGATCCGGCGGAAGAGATCGGTTTTGATTAA
- the minD gene encoding septum site-determining protein MinD, protein MGEAIVVTSGKGGVGKTTTTANIGTALALQGKKVCLVDTDIGLRNLDVVMGLENRIIYDLVDVAEGRCRLGQALVKDKRFEELYMLPAAQTKDKTSVTPEQVRDIVLELKKEYEYILIDCPAGIEHGFRNAVAGADKAIVVTTPEHAAVRDADRVIGLLEQSDVESPKLVINRIRPGLIKSGDMLDVEDILQVLNIDLIGIVPDDELVIKAANMGEPTVMNPDSGAAIAYRNIARRILGDAVPLMQLDRKPGAFKKLKKFFGIG, encoded by the coding sequence ATGGGAGAAGCGATTGTTGTTACCTCCGGCAAAGGCGGCGTGGGCAAGACGACCACAACGGCCAATATTGGAACCGCGCTTGCGCTGCAGGGGAAAAAAGTATGTCTCGTTGATACCGATATCGGGCTGCGAAATCTGGACGTGGTTATGGGTCTTGAGAACCGGATCATATACGATCTGGTGGATGTTGCCGAAGGACGCTGCCGGCTTGGCCAAGCATTGGTCAAAGACAAGCGGTTTGAAGAGCTGTATATGCTCCCGGCTGCGCAGACAAAGGACAAAACTTCAGTCACCCCCGAGCAGGTCAGAGACATCGTATTGGAATTAAAGAAGGAATATGAATATATTCTAATCGATTGCCCGGCTGGAATCGAGCACGGCTTCCGCAACGCGGTAGCCGGCGCGGATAAGGCGATTGTCGTGACAACGCCCGAACATGCAGCCGTACGCGACGCCGACCGGGTGATCGGGCTGCTTGAGCAGTCCGATGTGGAATCGCCCAAACTGGTCATTAACCGCATCCGGCCTGGACTTATAAAATCCGGCGATATGCTTGATGTCGAGGATATTCTGCAGGTGCTCAATATTGACCTGATCGGGATTGTGCCGGATGACGAACTTGTGATCAAGGCGGCTAATATGGGAGAGCCGACGGTCATGAATCCGGATTCGGGCGCCGCCATCGCCTACCGTAATATTGCCCGCCGCATTTTGGGCGACGCTGTGCCTCTGATGCAGCTTGACCGCAAGCCGGGCGCATTCAAAAAGTTGAAGAAGTTTTTCGGCATCGGTTAA